In Nocardioides daphniae, the DNA window GCGACCAGCCGGGGACCGAGGTGGTGAGCTCGGTGCCGACCTTGCCGGTGCCGGAGAGCACGGGCAGCGAGCGAGCCGTCGGGGCGTCGCCGGGCTGCACCACGACCGGGGACGAGACGACCACGGACGTGTGGTGGCCGGCCCGGTCGCCGGTCACCCGGACGGAGAGCTCGCGACCGAGGTCGTCGGCGACCGGGGCGTACGTCGTCGCGGTGGCCCCGGCGATCGGCTCACCGTCACGCAGCCACTCCCGCCTGGTGCTGACGCCGGTCAGGTCCCAGGTCGGGGGGGTCATGCCCACGCTCTGGCCGACCTTGGGCGTGCCGGTGACGGTGGGCGGGGTGGTCGCCTGCGGGGCGACGCCGCGCACGACGGTGACGGCGTTGCTCGCCGTGACGGTGGGCTGGCGACCGACGGCGGTGCCGGTGACCCGCAGCGTGAGGGCCTTGTCGAGATCGGCCGCCACGACCGGGTAGGTCTCGCCGGTGGCCCCACTGATCACGGTGCCGTCACGCAGCCACTGGTAGGTGGCGGTGACGTCGTCGCGGTCCCAGGTGGCGGGGGTCGAGGCCAGCGTGGTGCCGACCGCGCCCGTGCCGGAGACGACCGGGGCGGTGACGACCTCCGGGCCCTGCCCGGGCAGGCCGACGACCGGCAGGCTGGTCGTGGTGCCGACACCGAACTCGGCCGAGGTCCCGGTGACGCGCACGCTCAGCGGGCGGTCGACGTCGTCGGTGGTCACCTCGTACGTCGTGCCGGTCGCCCCCGGGATCGCGACGCCGGAGCGCAGCCACTGGTAGGCGTCGTCGACGTCGACGCGGTCCCACGTCGGTGCGGTCACGCGCAGCTCGGTGCCGAGGACGCCGGCGCCCTCGACCTTCGGGGCCACGGTCGCGGACGGCGGGCCGCCCACGGTGAAGGAGCGCCAGCCGCTGTCGCCGAGCACCTTGTTGGCGGTGTCGAGCGTCTCGACGCGCCAGTCGTAGGTGGCGCCGACGACCAGGCCGGTCGGGGCGAAGGCACGGGCGTACGTCGACGCGACGGTGGTCGAGGTGCTGCCGGCGCGGCGGTAGGAGACCCGGTAGCGCGCGGCGCCGGGGGTGGTCTGCCAGCGCAGGGTGAGGGCGCGCGGGCCGACGACGGCGTCGACGCCGGGGGAGACCAGGTCGGGGTTCTGCGGCAGGACCCGGAAGGAGCCGGGCTCGCTCCAGCGGGTGTAGTTGCCCGACGGGTCCTTCAGGCGCACGCGCCACCGGTAGGGGCTGGTCGACGGCGCCAGCGCGGGGAAGCCGCGGCCGGTCGTCCAGGCCGGGCGCTTGCTGCCCTGCGTCTTCTCGACGAGGTTGCCGGGGGAGAAGTTGGCGTCGTCGTTGGCGGCGACCTGCAGCTCGTACGAGCTCGCGAAGGGCTGGGCGCGCCAGGTGAAGGGCACGCTGCGGGTCACCTCGGCCCCCCGCACCGGGCTGAGCAGCGGCACGGTCGGGCTGAGCTTGGTGAAGCTGCGCGTCTGCGACCAGCCGAGCCGGTTGAGGTGGTCGTCGATCGCCTGGACGCGCCAGTAGATCGGTCCCTCGGGGTAGATCTTCCCGGTGGAGGTGTAGGTCGTCTGGTCGACGGTGGCCTCGTCGATGAGGGTGGTGAAGGTTGGCTCGGTCGCGACCTGCAGGCTGTAGCTGCGCGCCGACTGGGTGCTGGTCTCGCCGGTCTCGCCGTAGACGGTGGCGCGGTTGGTCTCCAGGTAGTCGGTCCAGGTGAAGGTGACCTCGGTGGTGGTGACCTCCTCGCCGACCTGCGGCGCCTCGAGCTCGACCTTGGGCGAGGCCTTGCGGAAGGCGTGGCTGGCCGGGTTGATCGTCGAGCGCGGGTCCGGGCCGCAGCGGCCGTCGGCCTTGCAGGGCTGGATGAACCAGTAGTACGCGGTGCTGGCCTGGCTGTCGGGGAAGGCCTTCGCCTTCTTGTACCGGGTGTCGGGGGTCCAGCGGGTGTTGCTGGTCGGGACGGGGTCGTCGAGCGTGCCGGTGGTGAAGTCACCGTCGCGGGAGACGTGGACGCGGTAGTCCGAGGCGTACGGGACGTCGGACCAGTCGAGGACGGGCGTCGTCGGCACGCTGTCGCACCAGTTGGTGGGGCTGGTGGTCAGCGACTTCGCGCAGACGTCGCCGTCGTCGAGGCCGGAGCCGGTGAGCGCCAGCCGCTGCCCGCGCACGGGCGGCAGGGCGAGGACCTCGGAGGTGGCGGTGGGGCCGGTGCCGAGGAGGAGGCCCTCCTTGTCGTAGGCCCTGACCCGCCAGGTGTAGCTGCCCTCGGCGAGGAACCTGGTCGACATGTCCGTCGCCGCCGGGAAGGTCCAGTCGGTGGTCACCACGGGGGCGGTGGTCGTGGCACCCATCTCGACCCGGTAGTGGTGGGCGCCGGGCAGGGGCGCCCAGCTGAAGTGCGGGGCGTCGAAGGTGGGCGGGTTGACGACCGGGGTCAGGGGAGCGGGGCCGGGCTCGGGCTCCGTGGGTGGCGGCAGGAGCCGGAACGAGGTGCTGGTCGCCATCGCGGCGCCCTTGAGGGAGTCGACCGCCGTGACGCGGACCCGGAAGAGGGTGCTCTTGTCCACCTCCAGGGTGGCCGGGGTGTACGACGTCGAGTAGGTGGTCTCGGTCTCGACGGCCTCGCCGGTCTCGTCGAAGAACTCGACGCGGTAGAAGCTGGTGGTCTCCACGGGGTCCCAGGAGACCGTGGGCACGGTGACCTCGGCCCCGGTCCTCGGGCTCAGGATCTGCATGCCGCCGTTCGGGCCGCCGTAGCGGAAGGGCTGCGCCTCGGAGAAGATGCCCTCCACGCCACCGGCGTACGGGGTGTCGAAGGCGCGGACCTTCCAGTAGTAGAGCGCGCCGACGGTCGTCGGCATGCAGTCGCCGCCGGTCGGGGTGTAGGTGGTGCCGAGGGTGGTGCACTGCACGGTCTCGCGCGAGGTGAAGGTGAAGTTGGGGTCGGTGCTCAGCCACACCTCGTAGTGCGAGGCGTTCCGCACCGGCGTCCACTCGTAGTAGAAGTCGCCGGTGACGGTGACCTCGGCGCGGGCGGCCGCGGAGGGGTGGACCGGCTTCGGGGTGTCGCGCCAGACCCGGTCGAACTCGTAGTGGTCGCCGTCGGAGAGGTCGGCCCACGGGGAGGGGTTGTTGTCGGCGTCGACCGCGCGCACCCGCCAGTAGTACTGGTCGTTGCCGAAGGTCGTCGGCGGGGAGAAGCGGGTGCCGAGGACCTGCGCCGGCACCTTCTCGGGGCTGGAGAAGTCGTGGTCGTCGTCGACCTGCAGCTCGTAGTGCTTGGCACCGGGCACCGGCTCCCAGTCGAGCACGACGTCGGTGACGTCCTCGTCGTTGGCGGGGCTGGTGATCTGCGGCGCGGGCAGCGCGTGGACCGTGTAGCTCCGGGTCGCGGAGACGTTGGTGAGGATGTTGGCGGCCAGCGTCGCGCGCACCCGCCAGTGGTAGGTGACCTCGGGGCTCTGGTTGTCGGGGACGACCAGCGAGGTGGAGGTGGTCGTGTACGACGTCGCGCCCACGAAGTCGCGCTCGTCGTCGACCTCGACGGTGTAGCTCTTCGCGCCGGGCACCGGCTCCCAGGTGAGGAGCGGCGGCTCGTCGGGCTGGGCCAGGTGTGCCTCGTCGACGGGGGAGGACAGGGTCGGGCCGGCGACGGTGCCGACGGCGAAGGAGGAGCGGGACCACTCGCTCCAGCCGGTGGCGTCCTTGGCGCGGACCCGGACGTGCTTCTCGCCGGCCGTCAACGGCTCCAGCGGGATCCAGACCGTGTTGGTGGTCGCCGTGCTCGCGTCGGGGGAGCTGAAGTCGGCCGCGTCGTCGACCTGCACCTCGTAGCCGGTCGCGCCGGGCGAGCCGGTCCAGGTCAGCTCGGGCGACTCGTTGCTGGTGCCGGTCGGCCCGATGATCGTCGGCGCGGCAGGTGCGGCGAGGGCGGGTGCCGCGCCCAGCGCGACCGAGGCGACCGCGAGCGAGAGGGCGGCCAGCCCCACGCTGCGTACGGACCGTGCGGGCGGGCGGGTGCGCCTGGGCGCGGTGACGGACGTGGACATGGACGAGCCCCCTGGACGTGCTGTGACGAGACGTGCTGTGACGAGACCCGCCCACGCTAGGTCTCGCCGGTGCGGCATGACCCGGGAATGCGCCTCGTGTGGCCCGAACGGGCCATGCCCCGTGTCCGTCAGGGCGGGGTCGGCGGGCTTGACGACGACGAAGGCCCCCGGCAGGAGCCGGGGGCCTTCGTGGAGGTCGTACGCAGGTCAGGGCAGGAAGAAGTGCAGCACCCAGTAGGAGATGGCGGCGACCGAGGCAGCCATCGGGAAGGTGAGCACCCACGCCCAGACGATCGTCTTGGCGACGCCCCAGCGCACCGCGGAGAGGCGCTTGGTGGCGCCCACGCCCATGACGGCCGAGGTGATCGTGTGGGTGGTCGAGATCGGCGCCTCCCACACGTATGCGGTGGTGTAGAGCACCGACGCGGCGACGGCCTCGGAGGCGAAGCCGCGGGCCGGGTCGAGGTGGATGATGCGGCGTCCGAGGGTGCGCATGATCCGCCAGCCGCCGGCCCAGGTGCCCAGCGAGATCGCCGCGGCGGCCGCGAAGATGACCCAGAGCGGGAGGTCGGAGTCGGGCGAGACGAACGAGCCGGCGACCAGCGCCAGGAAGATGACACCCATCGTCTTCTGGGCGTCCTGGAGGCCGTGGCCCAGGGCCATGGCCGCGGCCGAGACGGTCTGCGCGATCTTGAAGTTGCGCTGTGCCTTGTGCGGGTTGGCCCGGCGGAAGATCCACATGATCGCGAGCATCACCGCGAAGCCCAGCGAGAAGGCGACCAGCGGCGAGACCAGCATCGGGATGACGACCTTCTCCAGCACCGTCTTCCAGTTGACGAAGACGCTGGCGGCCAGCGCGGAGCCGACGAGGCCACCGATCAGGGCGTGCGACGACGACGACGGGAGGCCGAAGTACCAGGTGATCATGTTCCACGCGTTGGCGCCCAGCAGGCCGCACATCACGATGGTGAGCGCGTGCGCGCCCGTGCCCGGGTCGATCGTGTCGGCCACGGTCGTGGCGACCTTCTGTCCGAGGAACGCGCCGACGAAGTTCATGACCGCCGCCATGCCGAGCGCCACGCGCGGGGTGAGTGCGCGCGTCGACACCGAGGTGGCGATCGCGTTGGCGGCGTCGTGGAAGCCGTTGGTGTAGTCGAAGATCAGGGCGACGACGACGACCGCGATGACAATCGCGAGTTCCATCCGGTCAGGACTCCTTGACCGCGATCTGCTCCACCGTGTTGGCGATCTTCTCGAAGCAGTCGATCGCACCCTCGAGCGAGGTCACGATGTCCTTGAGCTTGAGCACGTCCATCGGCTGGTACTTGCCCGAGAAGAGGCTGGCCAGGATGCGGCGGAAGCTCTTGTCGCCCTGGTTCTCGAGACGGTTGATCTCGATCCAGTACTCCGACAGGTCGGACATCGACTTGAGCCGCGGCATGGCCTCGGCGGTCAGCTCGGCGCAGCGCTGGATGACCTCGACCTGGTTGGAGAGCTCGCTCGGCAGGACCGAGGGCTCGTACAGCAGGATCAGGTCGACCGCCTCGTCCATCATGTCCATGATGTCGTCGAGGCCGGAGGCGAGGGCGTAGATGTCCTCCCGGTCGAACGGCGTCACGAAGGTCTGGTTGACCTGCTTGATGATGGCGTGCGTGGTCTCGTCGGCGGCGTGCTCGGCGTCCCGCATGCGGGAAGCGACGGCCTCGCGGTCGGCGCCGTCGGCGAGCATCTCGGCCAGGAGGCCGGCGCCGACGACGATGTGACGGGCGGACTGTGCGAACAGCTCGTAGAACGAGCTGTCAACGGGACGGAACTTCAAACCCACGGAGTACTCCTGGTGAGGAGGAAGAGAACGTCCGTCATGCTACGGGCAACGAGAGCCGCCGACGCAACTCGGGCGCTCACCTCCGTCGGCGCTGGCGCTCCACCAACCGCTCCTGGAGGTGGATCGTCCCCTGGTGCCGCGTCCAGGTGCCGTCGGGCGCGAGGTGCCACGCGTCGGCGTCGGGGGCGAAGGCCATGTCGAGCACGTCGTCGACCCGCTCCAGGTGGGCGCCGTCGGGCAGGCGTACGAGCACCTCGACGCGGCGGTCGAGGTTGCGGTGCATGACGTCGGCCGACCCGATCCAGACCCGGCGCTCCCCGCCGTTCTCGAAGGAGTAGACCCGGCTGTGCTCCAGGAAACGGCCGAGCACCGAGCGCACCTCGATGGTCTCCGACAGCCCCGCGACGCCGGGGCGCAGCGCGCAGATGCCGCGGACCAGCAGCTGCACGCGTACGCCGGCCTGCGAGGCCAGGTAGAGCGCGTCGATGACCGCCTCGTCGACCACCGAGTTGGCCTTGAGCCGGATGCCGGCCGGCCGCCCGGCGCGGTGGTGGTCGATCTCGGCGTGGATCTGCTCGACCAGCCCCGAGCGCACCGTGCCCGGCGCGACCAGCAGCTGCTCGTAGCTGGCGTTGCGGGAGATGCCGGAGAGGTTGTTGAAGAGGTGGGCGACGTCCTCGCCGATCGCCTCGTCGCTGGTCAGCAGCCCGAGGTCCTCGTAGAGGCGGGCCGTCTTGGGGTTGTAGTTGCCGGTCCCGATGTGGGTGTAGCGCCGGATCCCGTCCGGCTCCTCGCGCACCACCATCGACAGCTTGCAGTGGGTCTTCAGCCCGACGACCCCGTAGACCACGTGGCAGCCGGCCTGCTCGAGCTTGCGGGCCCAGCGGATGTTGGCCTGCTCGTCGAAGCGCGCCTTGATCTCGACGATCACCAGCACCTGCTTGCCGGCCTCGGCCGCGTCGATGAGGGCGTCGATGATCGGGGAGTCGCCGGAGGTGCGGTAGAGCGTCTGCTTGATCGCCAGCACGTGCGGGTCGGCGGCGGCCTGCTCGATGAAGCGCTGCACCGAGGTCGCGAACGAGTCGTAGGGGTGGTGCAGCAGGACGTTGCCGTGCTTGCGCACCGCGTCGAAGATGTCGACGGGGGAGGAGGACTCGACCTCGGCCAGCTGCGGGTGCGTGGTCGGTACGAAGGTCGGGTACTGCAGGTCGTCACGCGGCAGGTCGGCGATCGCGTGCAGGCCGCGCAGGTCGAGCGGGGCCGGCAGCCGGTAGACCTCCGCCTGGGAGACGCCGAGCTCGGAGACCAGCAGGTCGAGCATCCGGGAGTCCATCGTCTCCTCGACCTCGAGCCGCACCGCCGGGCCGAAGCGACGCCGCAGCAGCTCCTTCTCCAGCGCCTTGAGGAGGTTCTCGGCGTCGTCCTCCTCGACCTCGAGGTCCTCGTTGCGGGTCACCCGGAAGGTGTGGGTGGCGACGATCTCCATGCCGGGGAAGAGGCGCTTGAGGTGCTCGCCGATCACGTCCTCCAGCGGCACGAACCGCTGGTTGCCGACGGAGACGAACCGGGTGAACGTCTGGGGCACCTTCACCCGCGCGAAGTGCTCCGTGCCGTTCTTGGGGTGGCGCACGATGACGGCCAGGTTGAGCGAGAGCCCCGAGATGTAGGGGAAGGGGTGGGCCGGGTCGACGGCCAGCGGCGTCAGCACCGGGAAGACGCGCTCCTTGAAGAACTTCTTGCAGAACTTCTGCTCCTCCTTGTCGAGCTGGTCCCAGCGCACCAGCTCGATGCCCTCGCCCTGCAGGGCGGGGATCAGGTCGGCGAAGACCTCGCACTGCCGGCGCATCAGCTGCCCGGCCTCGTTGAGGATCGCGTCCAGCACCTCGCGGGGCCGGAGCCCGGAGGCCGCCCGCAC includes these proteins:
- a CDS encoding Ig-like domain repeat protein codes for the protein MSTSVTAPRRTRPPARSVRSVGLAALSLAVASVALGAAPALAAPAAPTIIGPTGTSNESPELTWTGSPGATGYEVQVDDAADFSSPDASTATTNTVWIPLEPLTAGEKHVRVRAKDATGWSEWSRSSFAVGTVAGPTLSSPVDEAHLAQPDEPPLLTWEPVPGAKSYTVEVDDERDFVGATSYTTTSTSLVVPDNQSPEVTYHWRVRATLAANILTNVSATRSYTVHALPAPQITSPANDEDVTDVVLDWEPVPGAKHYELQVDDDHDFSSPEKVPAQVLGTRFSPPTTFGNDQYYWRVRAVDADNNPSPWADLSDGDHYEFDRVWRDTPKPVHPSAAARAEVTVTGDFYYEWTPVRNASHYEVWLSTDPNFTFTSRETVQCTTLGTTYTPTGGDCMPTTVGALYYWKVRAFDTPYAGGVEGIFSEAQPFRYGGPNGGMQILSPRTGAEVTVPTVSWDPVETTSFYRVEFFDETGEAVETETTYSTSYTPATLEVDKSTLFRVRVTAVDSLKGAAMATSTSFRLLPPPTEPEPGPAPLTPVVNPPTFDAPHFSWAPLPGAHHYRVEMGATTTAPVVTTDWTFPAATDMSTRFLAEGSYTWRVRAYDKEGLLLGTGPTATSEVLALPPVRGQRLALTGSGLDDGDVCAKSLTTSPTNWCDSVPTTPVLDWSDVPYASDYRVHVSRDGDFTTGTLDDPVPTSNTRWTPDTRYKKAKAFPDSQASTAYYWFIQPCKADGRCGPDPRSTINPASHAFRKASPKVELEAPQVGEEVTTTEVTFTWTDYLETNRATVYGETGETSTQSARSYSLQVATEPTFTTLIDEATVDQTTYTSTGKIYPEGPIYWRVQAIDDHLNRLGWSQTRSFTKLSPTVPLLSPVRGAEVTRSVPFTWRAQPFASSYELQVAANDDANFSPGNLVEKTQGSKRPAWTTGRGFPALAPSTSPYRWRVRLKDPSGNYTRWSEPGSFRVLPQNPDLVSPGVDAVVGPRALTLRWQTTPGAARYRVSYRRAGSTSTTVASTYARAFAPTGLVVGATYDWRVETLDTANKVLGDSGWRSFTVGGPPSATVAPKVEGAGVLGTELRVTAPTWDRVDVDDAYQWLRSGVAIPGATGTTYEVTTDDVDRPLSVRVTGTSAEFGVGTTTSLPVVGLPGQGPEVVTAPVVSGTGAVGTTLASTPATWDRDDVTATYQWLRDGTVISGATGETYPVVAADLDKALTLRVTGTAVGRQPTVTASNAVTVVRGVAPQATTPPTVTGTPKVGQSVGMTPPTWDLTGVSTRREWLRDGEPIAGATATTYAPVADDLGRELSVRVTGDRAGHHTSVVVSSPVVVQPGDAPTARSLPVLSGTGKVGTELTTSVPGWSLTGVSTSVQWLRDGEPITGATATTYAVGADDLGRSISSQVTAVRPGHTPGTTQSVGMTVVLGDPATVRTAAVLRGTPKVGETLTLTAPAWSRTDVTTTWEWLRDGRPIAGAEGTTYELVADDLGARISVRFTGALRGHRDATAASPGLTVLLGDAPTAERAAAPTGTAEVGGTLTAPEVTWSLAGVTQSRQWLRDGQPITGATATTYVVTADDAGRSLSVVTTATLAGHTPGTVTSAAVTVPKPAPPVVTPPPKPTPVASRTTVTAPAKVRSRTAKTRVKVTIKVTATGTTPTGTVTVKVGKKVVGRATLKSGKVVLKLKALARGRHTLTVTYGGSTTVKASKVTKKIRIVKR
- a CDS encoding inorganic phosphate transporter; amino-acid sequence: MELAIVIAVVVVALIFDYTNGFHDAANAIATSVSTRALTPRVALGMAAVMNFVGAFLGQKVATTVADTIDPGTGAHALTIVMCGLLGANAWNMITWYFGLPSSSSHALIGGLVGSALAASVFVNWKTVLEKVVIPMLVSPLVAFSLGFAVMLAIMWIFRRANPHKAQRNFKIAQTVSAAAMALGHGLQDAQKTMGVIFLALVAGSFVSPDSDLPLWVIFAAAAAISLGTWAGGWRIMRTLGRRIIHLDPARGFASEAVAASVLYTTAYVWEAPISTTHTITSAVMGVGATKRLSAVRWGVAKTIVWAWVLTFPMAASVAAISYWVLHFFLP
- a CDS encoding DUF47 domain-containing protein, whose product is MGLKFRPVDSSFYELFAQSARHIVVGAGLLAEMLADGADREAVASRMRDAEHAADETTHAIIKQVNQTFVTPFDREDIYALASGLDDIMDMMDEAVDLILLYEPSVLPSELSNQVEVIQRCAELTAEAMPRLKSMSDLSEYWIEINRLENQGDKSFRRILASLFSGKYQPMDVLKLKDIVTSLEGAIDCFEKIANTVEQIAVKES
- a CDS encoding RNA degradosome polyphosphate kinase; the encoded protein is MHPSETFDVDPPYVPNHSELAAVEAFEERFLDRELSWLRFNQRVLELAEDPALPMLERARFLAIFTSNLDEFFMVRVAGLKRRIAAGVAVRAASGLRPREVLDAILNEAGQLMRRQCEVFADLIPALQGEGIELVRWDQLDKEEQKFCKKFFKERVFPVLTPLAVDPAHPFPYISGLSLNLAVIVRHPKNGTEHFARVKVPQTFTRFVSVGNQRFVPLEDVIGEHLKRLFPGMEIVATHTFRVTRNEDLEVEEDDAENLLKALEKELLRRRFGPAVRLEVEETMDSRMLDLLVSELGVSQAEVYRLPAPLDLRGLHAIADLPRDDLQYPTFVPTTHPQLAEVESSSPVDIFDAVRKHGNVLLHHPYDSFATSVQRFIEQAAADPHVLAIKQTLYRTSGDSPIIDALIDAAEAGKQVLVIVEIKARFDEQANIRWARKLEQAGCHVVYGVVGLKTHCKLSMVVREEPDGIRRYTHIGTGNYNPKTARLYEDLGLLTSDEAIGEDVAHLFNNLSGISRNASYEQLLVAPGTVRSGLVEQIHAEIDHHRAGRPAGIRLKANSVVDEAVIDALYLASQAGVRVQLLVRGICALRPGVAGLSETIEVRSVLGRFLEHSRVYSFENGGERRVWIGSADVMHRNLDRRVEVLVRLPDGAHLERVDDVLDMAFAPDADAWHLAPDGTWTRHQGTIHLQERLVERQRRRR